One Pectinophora gossypiella chromosome 25, ilPecGoss1.1, whole genome shotgun sequence DNA window includes the following coding sequences:
- the LOC126378081 gene encoding regulator of chromosome condensation-like isoform X2 — protein MPATRGVKRTASKSSASVASTGPKNKKKRNVTQLEVPTLPKRRGRVLTCGQGDVGQLGLGEDVIETTRFKHVTGLGEKIVDTCAGGMHTVALDSDGKVWTFGCNDEGALGRPTSGDSDEGRPGAVALPRACVAISAGDSHSAALLDNGDVYAWGAFRDSHGSMGLVVRGREGKPCREPVAVPLPDPAAGIASGGDHLVILTTSGSVYTMGCGEQGQLGRLSQRSASRDTRQGFSALLVPSKVTLKAGASRVWAGYHATFVLDASQEKMFAWGLNNYGQLGITGEKRKTALYAPTACDAFPAGGGWRRVAAGQHHSLALDGAGLVHAIGRVEYGRLGLGDRSGDAEVLEPIPKLQNKKCVSIAAGTSNSFAVTDTGEIYAWGMGSEGQLGTGGSADATEPTLAVSSAMQGHTPIHVAAGGQHTVLLVEDPNAKREASPAPEKETEEEKIEEKSEEEPEPEPEKPKGRGHARGRKQEQEEEVSSSTSSAHAQDVAGDAAPQARKRRTTHKAASSKKKVNGDEKKATPMEIDETDNKQDKDKKEDKDTDADAKTESSKEASKPETTDSSSQDTVESDKPSSEDVEMQEPAAEANPSQPEAAPTQEPEAKEPPKAVEVNVNGAQEEPVETKTVEALSAEALTTTA, from the exons TAACACAACTGGAAGTACCAACGTTGCCGAAGAGACGCGGCCGTGTCTTAACTTGTGGACAGGGAGATGTTGGACAACTCGGGCTTGGCGAGGATGTTATTGAGACCACCAG ATTCAAGCATGTGACGGGCCTGGGGGAGAAGATAGTGGACACCTGTGCCGGTGGCATGCACACCGTTGCGTTGGACAGTGACGGAAAA GTATGGACGTTCGGGTGCAACGACGAGGGAGCCCTGGGGCGGCCCACGTCCGGGGACTCCGACGAGGGCCGGCCGGGGGCGGTGGCGCTGCCCCGCGCCTGCGTCGCCATCTCCGCCGGGGACTCGCACTCCGCCGCACTGCTCGACAACGGCGACGTGTACGCGTGGGGCGCCTTCCGG GACTCCCACGGCAGCATGGGGCTGGTGGTCCGCGGGCGGGAGGGTAAACCGTGCCGGGAGCCCGTGGCGGTCCCGCTGCCCGACCCGGCCGCCGGGATCGCCTCCGGGGGAGACCACCTTGTTATACTTACC ACTTCAGGGTCGGTATACACGATGGGTTGCGGCGAGCAAGGCCAACTTGGAAGGTTGTCGCAGAGGTCTGCCTCCCGGGATACCCGACAGGGATtca GCGCGTTGCTAGTCCCATCCAAAGTAACCCTAAAAGCGGGCGCGTCTCGCGTATGGGCGGGCTACCACGCCACCTTCGTGCTAGACGCGAGCCAAGAAAAGATGTTCGCCTGGGGGCTCAATAACTACGGACAACTTG GTATAACAGGCGAGAAGCGCAAGACAGCGCTGTACGCGCCCACCGCGTGCGACGCGTTCCCGGCGGGAGGCGGCTGGCGGCGGGTGGCGGCCGGCCAGCACCACTCGCTGGCGCTGGACGGCGCGGGGCTGGTGCACGCCATAGGACGCGTGGAGTACGGCAG GCTCGGGCTGGGCGACCGGAGCGGTGACGCGGAGGTGTTGGAGCCGATCCCCAAGCTGCAGAACAAGAAGTGTGTCAGCATAGCCGCCGGGACGAGCAACTCGTTCGCTGTCACAGACACCG GGGAAATCTACGCGTGGGGTATGGGCAGCGAGGGACAACTGGGCACCGGCGGCAGTGCCGACGCCACGGAACCGACACTGGCTGTGTCCAGCGCCATGCAAGGACACACCCCCATACACGTCGCCGCGGGAGGACAACACACCGTGCTGCTTGTG GAGGACCCCAACGCGAAGAGAGAAGCGTCCCCAGCGCCGGAGAAAGAgacagaagaagagaagatagaGGAGAAGTCCGAGGAGGAGCCAGAACCTGAACCTGAAAAG CCGAAGGGCCGCGGGCACGCGCGCGGCCGCAAGCAGGAGCAGGAGGAGGAGGTGTCGTCGTCCACCAGCAGCGCACATGCACAAGACGTGGCCGGGGACGCCGCGCCGCAG GCTAGGAAGAGGCGCACGACCCACAAAGCTGCGTCCAGCAAAAAG AAGGTGAATGGGGACGAGAAGAAAGCAACGCCTATGGAAATCGATGAAACTG ACAACAAacaagacaaagacaaaaaggaaGACAAAGATACAGACGCGGACGCCAAAACAGAGTCTTCAAAAGAGGCCTCCAAACCGGAGACCACGGACTCTTCAAGCCAAGACACAGTCGAGAGCGACAAACCATCGAGCGAGGACGTCGAAATGCAAGAACCGGCGGCGGAGGCCAACCCCTCACAACCAGAGGCCGCTCCCACACAAGAACCAGAGGCCAAAGAACCTCCAAAAGCCGTCGAAGTCAACGTCAATGGGGCTCAAGAAGAGCCAGTGGAAACTAAAACAGTCGAAGCGTTATCTGCCGAAGCCCTAACGACGACGGCGTGA
- the LOC126378081 gene encoding regulator of chromosome condensation-like isoform X4, translating into MPATRGVKRTASKSSASVASTGPKNKKKRNVTQLEVPTLPKRRGRVLTCGQGDVGQLGLGEDVIETTRFKHVTGLGEKIVDTCAGGMHTVALDSDGKVWTFGCNDEGALGRPTSGDSDEGRPGAVALPRACVAISAGDSHSAALLDNGDVYAWGAFRDSHGSMGLVVRGREGKPCREPVAVPLPDPAAGIASGGDHLVILTTSGSVYTMGCGEQGQLGRLSQRSASRDTRQGFSALLVPSKVTLKAGASRVWAGYHATFVLDASQEKMFAWGLNNYGQLGITGEKRKTALYAPTACDAFPAGGGWRRVAAGQHHSLALDGAGLVHAIGRVEYGRLGLGDRSGDAEVLEPIPKLQNKKCVSIAAGTSNSFAVTDTGEIYAWGMGSEGQLGTGGSADATEPTLAVSSAMQGHTPIHVAAGGQHTVLLVEDPNAKREASPAPEKETEEEKIEEKSEEEPEPEPEKPKGRGHARGRKQEQEEEVSSSTSSAHAQDVAGDAAPQKVNGDEKKATPMEIDETDNKQDKDKKEDKDTDADAKTESSKEASKPETTDSSSQDTVESDKPSSEDVEMQEPAAEANPSQPEAAPTQEPEAKEPPKAVEVNVNGAQEEPVETKTVEALSAEALTTTA; encoded by the exons TAACACAACTGGAAGTACCAACGTTGCCGAAGAGACGCGGCCGTGTCTTAACTTGTGGACAGGGAGATGTTGGACAACTCGGGCTTGGCGAGGATGTTATTGAGACCACCAG ATTCAAGCATGTGACGGGCCTGGGGGAGAAGATAGTGGACACCTGTGCCGGTGGCATGCACACCGTTGCGTTGGACAGTGACGGAAAA GTATGGACGTTCGGGTGCAACGACGAGGGAGCCCTGGGGCGGCCCACGTCCGGGGACTCCGACGAGGGCCGGCCGGGGGCGGTGGCGCTGCCCCGCGCCTGCGTCGCCATCTCCGCCGGGGACTCGCACTCCGCCGCACTGCTCGACAACGGCGACGTGTACGCGTGGGGCGCCTTCCGG GACTCCCACGGCAGCATGGGGCTGGTGGTCCGCGGGCGGGAGGGTAAACCGTGCCGGGAGCCCGTGGCGGTCCCGCTGCCCGACCCGGCCGCCGGGATCGCCTCCGGGGGAGACCACCTTGTTATACTTACC ACTTCAGGGTCGGTATACACGATGGGTTGCGGCGAGCAAGGCCAACTTGGAAGGTTGTCGCAGAGGTCTGCCTCCCGGGATACCCGACAGGGATtca GCGCGTTGCTAGTCCCATCCAAAGTAACCCTAAAAGCGGGCGCGTCTCGCGTATGGGCGGGCTACCACGCCACCTTCGTGCTAGACGCGAGCCAAGAAAAGATGTTCGCCTGGGGGCTCAATAACTACGGACAACTTG GTATAACAGGCGAGAAGCGCAAGACAGCGCTGTACGCGCCCACCGCGTGCGACGCGTTCCCGGCGGGAGGCGGCTGGCGGCGGGTGGCGGCCGGCCAGCACCACTCGCTGGCGCTGGACGGCGCGGGGCTGGTGCACGCCATAGGACGCGTGGAGTACGGCAG GCTCGGGCTGGGCGACCGGAGCGGTGACGCGGAGGTGTTGGAGCCGATCCCCAAGCTGCAGAACAAGAAGTGTGTCAGCATAGCCGCCGGGACGAGCAACTCGTTCGCTGTCACAGACACCG GGGAAATCTACGCGTGGGGTATGGGCAGCGAGGGACAACTGGGCACCGGCGGCAGTGCCGACGCCACGGAACCGACACTGGCTGTGTCCAGCGCCATGCAAGGACACACCCCCATACACGTCGCCGCGGGAGGACAACACACCGTGCTGCTTGTG GAGGACCCCAACGCGAAGAGAGAAGCGTCCCCAGCGCCGGAGAAAGAgacagaagaagagaagatagaGGAGAAGTCCGAGGAGGAGCCAGAACCTGAACCTGAAAAG CCGAAGGGCCGCGGGCACGCGCGCGGCCGCAAGCAGGAGCAGGAGGAGGAGGTGTCGTCGTCCACCAGCAGCGCACATGCACAAGACGTGGCCGGGGACGCCGCGCCGCAG AAGGTGAATGGGGACGAGAAGAAAGCAACGCCTATGGAAATCGATGAAACTG ACAACAAacaagacaaagacaaaaaggaaGACAAAGATACAGACGCGGACGCCAAAACAGAGTCTTCAAAAGAGGCCTCCAAACCGGAGACCACGGACTCTTCAAGCCAAGACACAGTCGAGAGCGACAAACCATCGAGCGAGGACGTCGAAATGCAAGAACCGGCGGCGGAGGCCAACCCCTCACAACCAGAGGCCGCTCCCACACAAGAACCAGAGGCCAAAGAACCTCCAAAAGCCGTCGAAGTCAACGTCAATGGGGCTCAAGAAGAGCCAGTGGAAACTAAAACAGTCGAAGCGTTATCTGCCGAAGCCCTAACGACGACGGCGTGA
- the LOC126378081 gene encoding regulator of chromosome condensation-like isoform X1 — MPATRGVKRTASKSSASVASTGPKNKKKRNVTQLEVPTLPKRRGRVLTCGQGDVGQLGLGEDVIETTRFKHVTGLGEKIVDTCAGGMHTVALDSDGKVWTFGCNDEGALGRPTSGDSDEGRPGAVALPRACVAISAGDSHSAALLDNGDVYAWGAFRDSHGSMGLVVRGREGKPCREPVAVPLPDPAAGIASGGDHLVILTTSGSVYTMGCGEQGQLGRLSQRSASRDTRQGFSALLVPSKVTLKAGASRVWAGYHATFVLDASQEKMFAWGLNNYGQLGITGEKRKTALYAPTACDAFPAGGGWRRVAAGQHHSLALDGAGLVHAIGRVEYGRLGLGDRSGDAEVLEPIPKLQNKKCVSIAAGTSNSFAVTDTGEIYAWGMGSEGQLGTGGSADATEPTLAVSSAMQGHTPIHVAAGGQHTVLLVEDPNAKREASPAPEKETEEEKIEEKSEEEPEPEPEKKPKGRGHARGRKQEQEEEVSSSTSSAHAQDVAGDAAPQARKRRTTHKAASSKKKVNGDEKKATPMEIDETDNKQDKDKKEDKDTDADAKTESSKEASKPETTDSSSQDTVESDKPSSEDVEMQEPAAEANPSQPEAAPTQEPEAKEPPKAVEVNVNGAQEEPVETKTVEALSAEALTTTA; from the exons TAACACAACTGGAAGTACCAACGTTGCCGAAGAGACGCGGCCGTGTCTTAACTTGTGGACAGGGAGATGTTGGACAACTCGGGCTTGGCGAGGATGTTATTGAGACCACCAG ATTCAAGCATGTGACGGGCCTGGGGGAGAAGATAGTGGACACCTGTGCCGGTGGCATGCACACCGTTGCGTTGGACAGTGACGGAAAA GTATGGACGTTCGGGTGCAACGACGAGGGAGCCCTGGGGCGGCCCACGTCCGGGGACTCCGACGAGGGCCGGCCGGGGGCGGTGGCGCTGCCCCGCGCCTGCGTCGCCATCTCCGCCGGGGACTCGCACTCCGCCGCACTGCTCGACAACGGCGACGTGTACGCGTGGGGCGCCTTCCGG GACTCCCACGGCAGCATGGGGCTGGTGGTCCGCGGGCGGGAGGGTAAACCGTGCCGGGAGCCCGTGGCGGTCCCGCTGCCCGACCCGGCCGCCGGGATCGCCTCCGGGGGAGACCACCTTGTTATACTTACC ACTTCAGGGTCGGTATACACGATGGGTTGCGGCGAGCAAGGCCAACTTGGAAGGTTGTCGCAGAGGTCTGCCTCCCGGGATACCCGACAGGGATtca GCGCGTTGCTAGTCCCATCCAAAGTAACCCTAAAAGCGGGCGCGTCTCGCGTATGGGCGGGCTACCACGCCACCTTCGTGCTAGACGCGAGCCAAGAAAAGATGTTCGCCTGGGGGCTCAATAACTACGGACAACTTG GTATAACAGGCGAGAAGCGCAAGACAGCGCTGTACGCGCCCACCGCGTGCGACGCGTTCCCGGCGGGAGGCGGCTGGCGGCGGGTGGCGGCCGGCCAGCACCACTCGCTGGCGCTGGACGGCGCGGGGCTGGTGCACGCCATAGGACGCGTGGAGTACGGCAG GCTCGGGCTGGGCGACCGGAGCGGTGACGCGGAGGTGTTGGAGCCGATCCCCAAGCTGCAGAACAAGAAGTGTGTCAGCATAGCCGCCGGGACGAGCAACTCGTTCGCTGTCACAGACACCG GGGAAATCTACGCGTGGGGTATGGGCAGCGAGGGACAACTGGGCACCGGCGGCAGTGCCGACGCCACGGAACCGACACTGGCTGTGTCCAGCGCCATGCAAGGACACACCCCCATACACGTCGCCGCGGGAGGACAACACACCGTGCTGCTTGTG GAGGACCCCAACGCGAAGAGAGAAGCGTCCCCAGCGCCGGAGAAAGAgacagaagaagagaagatagaGGAGAAGTCCGAGGAGGAGCCAGAACCTGAACCTGAAAAG AAGCCGAAGGGCCGCGGGCACGCGCGCGGCCGCAAGCAGGAGCAGGAGGAGGAGGTGTCGTCGTCCACCAGCAGCGCACATGCACAAGACGTGGCCGGGGACGCCGCGCCGCAG GCTAGGAAGAGGCGCACGACCCACAAAGCTGCGTCCAGCAAAAAG AAGGTGAATGGGGACGAGAAGAAAGCAACGCCTATGGAAATCGATGAAACTG ACAACAAacaagacaaagacaaaaaggaaGACAAAGATACAGACGCGGACGCCAAAACAGAGTCTTCAAAAGAGGCCTCCAAACCGGAGACCACGGACTCTTCAAGCCAAGACACAGTCGAGAGCGACAAACCATCGAGCGAGGACGTCGAAATGCAAGAACCGGCGGCGGAGGCCAACCCCTCACAACCAGAGGCCGCTCCCACACAAGAACCAGAGGCCAAAGAACCTCCAAAAGCCGTCGAAGTCAACGTCAATGGGGCTCAAGAAGAGCCAGTGGAAACTAAAACAGTCGAAGCGTTATCTGCCGAAGCCCTAACGACGACGGCGTGA
- the LOC126378081 gene encoding regulator of chromosome condensation-like isoform X3, whose translation MPATRGVKRTASKSSASVASTGPKNKKKRNVTQLEVPTLPKRRGRVLTCGQGDVGQLGLGEDVIETTRFKHVTGLGEKIVDTCAGGMHTVALDSDGKVWTFGCNDEGALGRPTSGDSDEGRPGAVALPRACVAISAGDSHSAALLDNGDVYAWGAFRDSHGSMGLVVRGREGKPCREPVAVPLPDPAAGIASGGDHLVILTTSGSVYTMGCGEQGQLGRLSQRSASRDTRQGFSALLVPSKVTLKAGASRVWAGYHATFVLDASQEKMFAWGLNNYGQLGITGEKRKTALYAPTACDAFPAGGGWRRVAAGQHHSLALDGAGLVHAIGRVEYGRLGLGDRSGDAEVLEPIPKLQNKKCVSIAAGTSNSFAVTDTGEIYAWGMGSEGQLGTGGSADATEPTLAVSSAMQGHTPIHVAAGGQHTVLLVEDPNAKREASPAPEKETEEEKIEEKSEEEPEPEPEKKPKGRGHARGRKQEQEEEVSSSTSSAHAQDVAGDAAPQKVNGDEKKATPMEIDETDNKQDKDKKEDKDTDADAKTESSKEASKPETTDSSSQDTVESDKPSSEDVEMQEPAAEANPSQPEAAPTQEPEAKEPPKAVEVNVNGAQEEPVETKTVEALSAEALTTTA comes from the exons TAACACAACTGGAAGTACCAACGTTGCCGAAGAGACGCGGCCGTGTCTTAACTTGTGGACAGGGAGATGTTGGACAACTCGGGCTTGGCGAGGATGTTATTGAGACCACCAG ATTCAAGCATGTGACGGGCCTGGGGGAGAAGATAGTGGACACCTGTGCCGGTGGCATGCACACCGTTGCGTTGGACAGTGACGGAAAA GTATGGACGTTCGGGTGCAACGACGAGGGAGCCCTGGGGCGGCCCACGTCCGGGGACTCCGACGAGGGCCGGCCGGGGGCGGTGGCGCTGCCCCGCGCCTGCGTCGCCATCTCCGCCGGGGACTCGCACTCCGCCGCACTGCTCGACAACGGCGACGTGTACGCGTGGGGCGCCTTCCGG GACTCCCACGGCAGCATGGGGCTGGTGGTCCGCGGGCGGGAGGGTAAACCGTGCCGGGAGCCCGTGGCGGTCCCGCTGCCCGACCCGGCCGCCGGGATCGCCTCCGGGGGAGACCACCTTGTTATACTTACC ACTTCAGGGTCGGTATACACGATGGGTTGCGGCGAGCAAGGCCAACTTGGAAGGTTGTCGCAGAGGTCTGCCTCCCGGGATACCCGACAGGGATtca GCGCGTTGCTAGTCCCATCCAAAGTAACCCTAAAAGCGGGCGCGTCTCGCGTATGGGCGGGCTACCACGCCACCTTCGTGCTAGACGCGAGCCAAGAAAAGATGTTCGCCTGGGGGCTCAATAACTACGGACAACTTG GTATAACAGGCGAGAAGCGCAAGACAGCGCTGTACGCGCCCACCGCGTGCGACGCGTTCCCGGCGGGAGGCGGCTGGCGGCGGGTGGCGGCCGGCCAGCACCACTCGCTGGCGCTGGACGGCGCGGGGCTGGTGCACGCCATAGGACGCGTGGAGTACGGCAG GCTCGGGCTGGGCGACCGGAGCGGTGACGCGGAGGTGTTGGAGCCGATCCCCAAGCTGCAGAACAAGAAGTGTGTCAGCATAGCCGCCGGGACGAGCAACTCGTTCGCTGTCACAGACACCG GGGAAATCTACGCGTGGGGTATGGGCAGCGAGGGACAACTGGGCACCGGCGGCAGTGCCGACGCCACGGAACCGACACTGGCTGTGTCCAGCGCCATGCAAGGACACACCCCCATACACGTCGCCGCGGGAGGACAACACACCGTGCTGCTTGTG GAGGACCCCAACGCGAAGAGAGAAGCGTCCCCAGCGCCGGAGAAAGAgacagaagaagagaagatagaGGAGAAGTCCGAGGAGGAGCCAGAACCTGAACCTGAAAAG AAGCCGAAGGGCCGCGGGCACGCGCGCGGCCGCAAGCAGGAGCAGGAGGAGGAGGTGTCGTCGTCCACCAGCAGCGCACATGCACAAGACGTGGCCGGGGACGCCGCGCCGCAG AAGGTGAATGGGGACGAGAAGAAAGCAACGCCTATGGAAATCGATGAAACTG ACAACAAacaagacaaagacaaaaaggaaGACAAAGATACAGACGCGGACGCCAAAACAGAGTCTTCAAAAGAGGCCTCCAAACCGGAGACCACGGACTCTTCAAGCCAAGACACAGTCGAGAGCGACAAACCATCGAGCGAGGACGTCGAAATGCAAGAACCGGCGGCGGAGGCCAACCCCTCACAACCAGAGGCCGCTCCCACACAAGAACCAGAGGCCAAAGAACCTCCAAAAGCCGTCGAAGTCAACGTCAATGGGGCTCAAGAAGAGCCAGTGGAAACTAAAACAGTCGAAGCGTTATCTGCCGAAGCCCTAACGACGACGGCGTGA